One region of Marivirga arenosa genomic DNA includes:
- a CDS encoding M20/M25/M40 family metallo-hydrolase translates to MKRFFSLLLIISYCVLNLNAQNNKTEKKLLASVDQHNEYYTELLKKIVNMNSGTMNFEGVQAVGMVLRAEFDKLGMETEWLPGESFNRAGHLVARTKGKKGPKLLLIGHLDTVFEPDSPFQKYEMQDGNILKGPGVADMKGGDVIILMALKALKEAKLLEDMQIEVVMTGDEEKSGSPIELSKKALTDAAKLAHIALAFENADGDPKTIVVSRRGSSGWSLNVKGNAAHSSQVFSDKVGVGAVYEAARILNEFYVQLSKEENLTFNPGVILGGTSVQYDEGESGGSAFGKSNVVAQEVKVSGDIRAVSLEQLKRAKKIMQEIVADNYPGTSAKLVFKEGGYPPLAPSEGNRELLEKYNQVSQDLGFGEVVAVNPRNAGAADVSFTSGYVDMAIDGMGLSGADDHTINETGDLSKLSMQAKRAAVLMYRLVN, encoded by the coding sequence ATGAAAAGATTTTTTAGCCTTCTCCTCATTATTTCCTATTGCGTTTTAAATCTAAATGCTCAGAACAATAAAACAGAAAAAAAACTGCTTGCTTCAGTTGATCAGCATAATGAATATTATACAGAGCTTCTCAAGAAGATAGTAAACATGAACAGTGGCACCATGAACTTTGAAGGGGTGCAAGCAGTGGGAATGGTATTAAGAGCAGAGTTTGACAAACTGGGTATGGAAACGGAGTGGTTGCCAGGAGAAAGTTTTAATCGAGCAGGTCATCTAGTGGCTAGAACTAAGGGGAAAAAAGGCCCTAAACTTTTGCTTATAGGTCATCTAGACACCGTTTTTGAACCAGATAGTCCTTTTCAAAAATATGAGATGCAAGATGGAAATATTCTAAAAGGCCCTGGAGTAGCAGATATGAAAGGTGGAGATGTGATTATACTAATGGCGCTTAAGGCTTTGAAGGAAGCCAAGCTTTTAGAGGATATGCAAATAGAAGTGGTGATGACAGGTGATGAAGAAAAAAGTGGTAGCCCAATCGAATTGTCTAAAAAAGCATTGACCGATGCAGCAAAATTGGCTCACATAGCTTTAGCTTTTGAAAACGCAGATGGTGACCCTAAAACTATAGTCGTTTCAAGAAGGGGTTCATCCGGATGGAGCTTAAATGTGAAAGGAAATGCAGCTCATTCTTCTCAAGTTTTTTCAGATAAAGTAGGTGTTGGAGCTGTTTACGAAGCCGCAAGAATATTAAACGAATTTTATGTTCAGCTATCAAAAGAGGAAAACCTCACTTTCAACCCTGGGGTTATTTTAGGTGGAACTTCCGTTCAATACGATGAAGGAGAAAGCGGAGGTAGTGCCTTTGGTAAATCCAATGTAGTGGCTCAAGAGGTAAAGGTAAGTGGAGACATAAGAGCGGTTTCACTGGAGCAATTGAAAAGGGCAAAAAAAATCATGCAAGAAATAGTCGCTGATAATTATCCCGGAACCTCGGCAAAATTAGTTTTTAAAGAGGGGGGTTATCCTCCACTCGCACCATCAGAGGGAAATCGTGAATTGTTAGAAAAATATAATCAAGTAAGTCAAGATTTAGGCTTTGGTGAAGTGGTAGCTGTTAACCCAAGAAATGCAGGTGCTGCTGATGTTTCTTTTACATCTGGCTATGTTGACATGGCCATAGATGGGATGGGATTGAGTGGAGCTGATGATCATACTATAAATGAAACTGGAGATTTAAGTAAGCTCAGCATGCAAGCAAAAAGAGCTGCTGTTTTAATGTATAGGTTAGTGAATTAA
- a CDS encoding chemotaxis protein CheW, with the protein MINELSLLENVDSFLSFKLKEEMFAVEVEKVVEILEVPKITFIPKAPKYMKGVINLRGIVIPVIDAGLKFGLTPIDITIDSCIVIIELHDEDRELEFGILVDQVLEVFELGKEKLQASPSVDSDYNLDYIKGISKIDEEFVMVIDIDKAFSVGEIKLKTEPTAKSKAKAKTKK; encoded by the coding sequence ATGATAAATGAATTAAGCTTACTAGAAAATGTGGACTCCTTTCTCTCCTTCAAATTAAAGGAAGAGATGTTCGCAGTGGAAGTAGAAAAAGTGGTTGAGATATTGGAAGTACCCAAGATTACTTTCATACCTAAAGCTCCCAAATACATGAAGGGAGTCATTAACCTCAGAGGGATAGTAATTCCTGTAATTGACGCAGGTCTGAAATTCGGACTAACTCCCATTGACATTACTATTGATTCTTGCATTGTTATCATCGAATTACATGATGAAGACAGAGAATTGGAGTTTGGAATTTTGGTAGATCAAGTACTTGAAGTATTTGAATTAGGTAAGGAAAAACTACAAGCATCCCCATCTGTAGACTCCGACTATAATCTAGATTATATCAAGGGCATCTCTAAGATAGATGAAGAATTTGTAATGGTGATTGACATCGACAAAGCTTTTTCAGTAGGAGAAATCAAATTGAAAACAGAGCCCACAGCAAAATCAAAAGCAAAAGCAAAAACAAAGAAATAA
- a CDS encoding T9SS type A sorting domain-containing protein, with the protein MRKLILLPILTILLSFAAYSQDLIIESMTIETSYQKHSAFTYSISIKNIGVISSNQGLLKIYFGNDASDYSNFFTSDYFPALEADETVTLNFEIGGSDYLEDLDQEVGSYYVNAIIDPDSYNFVDVNPSNNKFQAGVAEVTVSTADILLSNFSLNDATNHVQGKELALNVDAFNQGSTIRGVYVEAYLSADMVFDEDDIQLEHTDYLRFDYQNELTGILLNDFEIPFNLNPGEYYVFLKVDSYDQIQEIDETNNVYQAGSIEVASSNAFLTIDEFSVSYQWTEYGVSLSFNIENTGTTDVTYLDYYVSSYSVGTGYDPQNYYGSGIKAGKSRLEFVDIYDNELSGEYIYIGNNDPNYPLIDEIEVHIGSQPIFNYDFNIVSISSTSQVETEDIQIPLNIELENPNSNSIYDYATIDITLESLDGQIIENYNIRNGVYMDAFETNQLYIKLPNRPTLTAGTYNVTTNITLDYKDGSAGPFTSEIEIFASEYSIDVEILGQNGDIINQGIVYFYEKNANGNINYLGNQNIEEVDGVGQVTFLQSAGDFMFYVVPDESQFPNYLRTVSGNTFKLEQTSFTEINGNTTIQIEPIYVAPNVLNGEKTITGNIVSGTSSARVAYRQTASTNFDQTPVYLIRNSEVVAFTKTDASGSFTFTEVENGEYEIYFDDGNILESNDISANLSIDESTDIVELVVNETGEVAVENLKMELAAFELEASDIEADENNVTIQYQMSNFFKNNSISISNASFYSLIKQNGTVLDSISFDQNLNLNQNDTLNLKTSISLTNSLMIGDYEIELHFSTPFQDTEFTGTARNFSVIEPHYIIDVIALDENQLPLTSGIVQLFKIHENGAISLFEEQAIQQNGIANFYTTACEYIINVIPEEEIFPQLIPSFQNHQYFFEESDVQNLTVDTEHQIQLINNPKSSLSGNKKVEFNLNDENFNFSGTQVILSHAADSSVINTFSTENNYLELADMETGEYLLFFNDGTISQNFEKWYSLNVNAQDDLYQIEINTSSSSQNQFDFDFMAQKDTVFNNYNNSDQLDLSFSVDKQDNNFPDELIAFDFRIDLISQSTNDSLSFAYSEMLDFNNFQEIHKTFALNENLKAGFYDVKFNYSSPYTAGFIESKSFPIQIIDGNIYLNNVQFQNEIQENETSLDLQFDLAGSSDSLAKFKVYYEHILLKGEDTLKIQSHDNFINLAKGKNMIVDFDLNLDAPLSLGDYNLITRFYPLRRDESNLQLIETPFRIRNQRVSLSNLALNEQLSILSDSLMYSFKISANNQDSIKNLNTQLFTYLIQKEDTLIVTEEELVVDVARSSFTEYVKYIDLNSALGNFLSPGDYQFIIELKHPINNYSKQDHLNFRINDPSIEITELTIPEEIRGDQNEINCSIDIAGNENNNIRSLTTEFLITIKKGTEFITDSLFVKELTIQKSGSITITLPLRFESFLENGDYLVELNYSTQFSNNNSNKITNEFKVYTEPEITSNDNQVNQNYSIYPNPFKNRFTIKGEYDKATLYNQYGKMIRSFHSIKGFENLDEVNSGVYLLVLEYKGKSSYHKIIKK; encoded by the coding sequence ATGAGAAAATTAATACTTCTTCCAATCCTTACAATTCTATTGTCTTTTGCCGCTTACAGTCAGGATTTGATTATCGAATCGATGACTATTGAAACTAGCTACCAAAAACATTCAGCCTTTACTTATAGTATCAGTATTAAGAATATAGGTGTCATTTCTTCCAATCAAGGACTTTTAAAGATTTATTTTGGTAATGATGCTTCAGACTACTCTAATTTCTTTACGTCAGACTATTTCCCTGCTCTTGAGGCTGATGAAACAGTCACCTTAAACTTTGAAATAGGTGGTTCGGATTATTTAGAAGATTTGGATCAAGAAGTAGGGTCATATTATGTTAATGCTATAATTGACCCAGATTCATATAATTTTGTTGATGTAAATCCCTCAAATAATAAGTTTCAAGCAGGTGTTGCTGAAGTGACAGTTTCTACTGCTGACATCCTTTTAAGTAATTTTAGTTTAAATGATGCGACAAATCATGTGCAAGGAAAAGAGTTAGCACTGAATGTGGATGCCTTTAATCAAGGTTCAACCATAAGAGGAGTTTATGTTGAAGCATACTTATCAGCCGATATGGTATTTGATGAGGATGATATACAATTAGAGCATACTGATTATTTAAGATTTGATTATCAAAATGAGCTAACTGGAATTTTATTAAATGATTTTGAAATCCCATTCAACCTAAACCCAGGTGAATATTACGTTTTTTTAAAGGTTGATAGCTACGATCAGATTCAAGAAATCGATGAAACAAATAATGTTTATCAGGCAGGTAGTATAGAGGTAGCTTCCTCAAATGCATTTTTAACTATAGATGAATTTTCGGTATCTTATCAATGGACTGAGTACGGTGTCAGTTTATCATTTAATATTGAAAATACCGGTACAACTGACGTAACTTATTTAGATTACTATGTATCGTCCTATTCCGTTGGAACAGGCTATGATCCTCAAAATTATTATGGTTCAGGAATAAAAGCAGGTAAAAGCAGATTGGAGTTCGTGGATATTTATGATAATGAACTATCTGGCGAATATATTTACATAGGAAATAATGATCCTAATTACCCTTTAATCGATGAAATAGAAGTACACATTGGAAGTCAACCCATTTTCAACTATGATTTTAACATAGTAAGCATATCATCAACATCTCAAGTAGAAACAGAAGACATTCAAATTCCCCTGAATATCGAATTAGAAAATCCTAACAGTAATTCAATTTATGATTATGCTACTATTGATATAACATTAGAGTCTCTGGATGGTCAAATTATAGAAAATTATAACATTAGAAATGGTGTTTACATGGATGCTTTTGAAACTAATCAACTTTATATAAAACTTCCAAATAGACCCACTCTTACTGCCGGCACTTACAATGTTACCACCAATATCACTTTAGACTATAAAGATGGTAGTGCCGGGCCGTTTACAAGTGAGATAGAAATATTTGCTTCAGAGTATTCCATAGATGTTGAAATATTAGGCCAAAATGGAGACATCATCAATCAAGGAATCGTCTATTTTTATGAGAAAAATGCAAATGGTAATATCAATTACTTAGGTAATCAAAATATTGAGGAAGTAGATGGGGTGGGACAGGTGACCTTCCTGCAAAGTGCAGGAGACTTTATGTTTTATGTAGTGCCAGATGAAAGTCAATTTCCGAATTACCTCAGAACAGTATCTGGAAATACGTTTAAATTAGAACAAACTAGTTTCACAGAAATTAACGGTAACACTACAATTCAAATTGAGCCAATATATGTAGCTCCCAATGTGCTGAATGGTGAAAAGACAATCACTGGCAATATTGTATCAGGTACATCAAGTGCTAGAGTAGCTTACAGACAAACCGCTTCTACTAATTTTGATCAAACTCCTGTTTACTTAATAAGAAATAGTGAGGTAGTAGCATTTACAAAAACAGATGCAAGTGGTTCTTTTACCTTTACAGAGGTTGAAAATGGTGAATATGAAATTTATTTTGATGATGGCAATATTCTGGAATCCAATGATATTTCCGCCAACTTAAGTATAGATGAATCCACCGATATTGTAGAGTTAGTAGTAAATGAAACAGGTGAAGTGGCAGTTGAAAACTTGAAAATGGAATTGGCTGCTTTTGAATTAGAAGCTAGTGATATTGAAGCTGATGAAAATAATGTTACTATTCAGTATCAAATGTCAAATTTTTTCAAAAACAATTCCATTTCGATTTCAAATGCGTCTTTTTATAGTTTAATAAAGCAAAATGGCACTGTTCTGGATTCTATTTCTTTTGATCAGAATTTAAATCTCAATCAAAATGATACGCTAAACCTCAAAACTTCAATTTCATTAACGAACTCATTGATGATTGGAGACTATGAAATAGAATTACATTTCTCAACTCCTTTTCAGGATACAGAATTTACAGGTACAGCTAGAAACTTTAGTGTTATTGAACCGCACTATATCATTGATGTGATCGCCTTAGATGAAAACCAATTACCCTTGACATCAGGAATAGTTCAGTTATTTAAAATACATGAAAATGGAGCTATTAGCTTATTTGAAGAACAAGCAATACAGCAAAATGGAATCGCAAACTTTTATACTACCGCTTGTGAATACATTATCAATGTAATTCCAGAAGAAGAAATTTTTCCTCAGCTTATTCCAAGTTTTCAAAACCACCAGTACTTTTTCGAAGAAAGTGACGTCCAAAACTTAACTGTGGATACTGAACATCAAATTCAACTCATTAATAATCCTAAAAGCAGTTTATCTGGGAATAAAAAAGTTGAATTTAATTTAAACGATGAAAATTTCAACTTCTCAGGTACTCAGGTAATATTATCACATGCTGCAGACAGTAGTGTGATTAATACTTTTAGTACTGAAAACAACTATTTAGAATTGGCAGATATGGAAACAGGTGAATACCTGCTGTTCTTTAATGACGGTACTATTAGTCAAAATTTTGAAAAATGGTATTCTCTGAACGTAAATGCTCAGGATGATCTATACCAGATTGAAATTAACACCTCATCCAGTTCTCAAAATCAATTTGATTTTGATTTTATGGCACAAAAAGATACCGTTTTTAATAATTACAATAATTCTGATCAACTTGATTTAAGCTTTAGTGTAGATAAACAAGATAATAACTTCCCTGATGAACTAATCGCTTTTGATTTTAGAATTGATTTGATTTCTCAATCAACCAATGATTCACTCAGTTTTGCATATTCAGAAATGTTGGATTTCAACAATTTTCAAGAAATACATAAAACTTTCGCCCTGAATGAAAATCTAAAAGCCGGATTTTATGATGTAAAATTCAATTATTCTTCCCCTTATACTGCTGGCTTTATTGAAAGTAAATCCTTCCCTATACAAATTATAGATGGTAACATTTATTTAAACAATGTGCAGTTTCAAAATGAGATTCAAGAAAATGAAACCAGCTTAGACCTACAGTTTGATTTAGCTGGAAGTTCAGACAGCCTTGCTAAATTTAAGGTTTATTATGAGCATATTTTACTAAAGGGCGAAGACACACTAAAAATTCAAAGTCATGACAATTTTATTAACCTAGCGAAGGGTAAAAACATGATTGTAGATTTTGATCTCAATCTAGATGCTCCATTATCTCTTGGTGATTATAATTTGATTACACGCTTTTATCCTTTAAGAAGAGATGAATCGAATTTGCAACTGATTGAAACACCTTTTAGAATTAGAAATCAAAGGGTTTCGTTATCTAATCTAGCACTAAATGAACAACTCTCGATTCTCTCGGACTCACTAATGTATAGTTTTAAAATTAGTGCAAACAATCAAGACTCAATTAAAAATTTAAATACTCAATTATTCACTTATCTAATTCAAAAAGAAGATACTTTAATAGTAACTGAAGAAGAGTTAGTAGTTGATGTTGCAAGATCAAGTTTTACGGAATATGTGAAATATATTGACTTAAATTCTGCACTTGGGAACTTTTTATCTCCTGGAGACTATCAATTTATAATTGAATTAAAACATCCAATTAATAATTACAGCAAACAAGATCATCTGAACTTTAGAATCAATGATCCTTCTATAGAAATAACGGAATTAACTATTCCAGAGGAAATAAGGGGAGATCAGAATGAAATTAATTGTTCCATCGACATTGCAGGAAATGAAAATAACAATATTAGATCCCTTACAACTGAATTTCTAATTACAATAAAAAAAGGAACAGAATTCATAACTGATTCATTATTCGTAAAGGAATTAACAATTCAAAAATCCGGATCGATTACCATCACATTACCATTAAGATTTGAGTCATTTTTAGAAAACGGAGACTACCTAGTTGAACTCAATTACAGTACTCAATTTTCAAATAATAATTCTAACAAAATTACGAATGAATTTAAAGTCTATACAGAACCAGAAATTACCTCAAACGATAATCAGGTAAATCAAAATTATAGTATTTATCCAAATCCTTTTAAAAATCGATTCACCATAAAAGGGGAATATGATAAAGCTACATTGTATAACCAATATGGCAAAATGATTAGGTCCTTTCATTCTATAAAAGGGTTTGAAAATTTAGATGAGGTTAATTCTGGTGTTTACTTATTAGTTTTAGAATATAAAGGTAAATCTAGCTATCATAAAATAATTAAAAAGTGA
- a CDS encoding LytR/AlgR family response regulator transcription factor gives MIRSIIVDDELKSRESLQILLTDFCENVEVLALCQNVEEGLKAIKSHDIDVVFLDIQMQRETGFDLLSKLDKKNFEVIFTTAFSEYAIKAFQYSAIDYLLKPIDIQELNRAINKITERKKSDISARLDYLLETISPQNKEFKKVALPCHDGLVFASLEDIVYLEASSNYTIFHMKDGQTHIVSKTLKEYEDLLSNTKFCRIHNAHMINIDYLKKYVRGDGGYVIMHDDKSLDVSKRKKSGFLQMIGY, from the coding sequence ATGATTAGGAGCATTATTGTTGATGATGAATTGAAAAGCAGAGAAAGTCTGCAAATATTGCTTACTGATTTTTGTGAAAATGTAGAAGTGTTAGCACTCTGCCAAAATGTGGAGGAAGGCTTGAAGGCCATTAAATCACATGATATTGATGTGGTTTTTTTAGATATTCAGATGCAAAGAGAAACGGGCTTTGACTTGCTATCTAAGCTAGACAAGAAAAACTTCGAAGTCATTTTTACCACTGCATTTTCGGAATATGCCATTAAGGCTTTTCAATATAGTGCTATCGATTATTTATTAAAACCAATAGATATACAGGAATTAAATAGGGCGATTAATAAAATCACAGAAAGAAAGAAATCTGATATTTCAGCTCGACTAGATTACCTTTTAGAAACAATTTCCCCTCAAAATAAAGAATTTAAAAAAGTAGCGCTGCCATGTCATGATGGTTTGGTGTTTGCAAGCTTAGAAGATATTGTATACCTAGAAGCCTCCAGCAATTATACTATTTTTCATATGAAGGATGGTCAAACTCATATTGTAAGCAAAACATTAAAAGAATACGAAGATTTATTAAGTAATACGAAGTTCTGTCGCATCCATAATGCGCATATGATTAACATAGATTACCTCAAAAAATATGTACGAGGCGATGGTGGTTATGTGATCATGCATGATGATAAATCATTAGATGTATCTAAGCGAAAAAAGTCTGGGTTTCTTCAGATGATAGGGTATTAA
- a CDS encoding alginate export family protein produces MKKTFLTPIILFLSVSCAFAQFSMDAEFRARSEYRDGSRILLDDTMTPSFVSSQRTRLVSTYIDDGFEFKFTIQNARIWGQDDERGNVPNLNLAEGYLKYNISDAFSVKVGRQHLVLDDGRIFGLRNWNDIAVSHDLAKVTYQNKGFTIQTGGAYNNQKNIYQEADYTLSYYKYLVFFHANKKFDNGLSVSLLHSTDANQDPNDINRHFERQTTGAYLQFKNSGPFSLQASAYYQYGTHTSGLDQQANLFSVIPAYKVNDKVKLFAGMNHLSGNDQTEVNPTVNRSFNKLFGDGHRYYGLMDYFLNVESNTQGAGVNEMMAGIYYTFKPGTELEVSYHGFNVAGALVDPNETALTTANGKYGDEIDLQLKHKINKYLSIRFAYATMFATPTMEIIKGGDSNRYQQWALVMLSAKPNLFKFDKK; encoded by the coding sequence ATGAAAAAGACATTTTTAACTCCAATTATTTTATTCCTATCAGTTAGTTGTGCCTTCGCACAATTTTCAATGGATGCTGAATTTAGAGCACGCTCAGAGTATAGGGATGGTTCTCGTATCTTATTAGATGATACAATGACTCCTTCATTCGTAAGTTCACAAAGAACCAGATTAGTAAGTACTTACATTGATGATGGGTTTGAATTTAAATTCACCATTCAAAATGCAAGAATCTGGGGACAGGATGATGAAAGAGGTAATGTTCCTAACCTTAATTTAGCTGAGGGGTATCTGAAATATAATATTAGCGATGCCTTTTCAGTAAAAGTTGGTAGACAGCATTTAGTATTAGATGATGGTAGAATCTTCGGATTGCGAAACTGGAATGATATTGCTGTTTCACACGATTTAGCAAAAGTTACTTATCAGAATAAGGGTTTTACGATACAGACTGGCGGAGCTTACAATAATCAAAAGAACATTTACCAAGAAGCGGACTATACACTTAGCTATTACAAATATTTAGTATTCTTCCATGCTAATAAGAAATTTGATAATGGTTTATCAGTATCCTTATTGCATTCAACTGATGCAAATCAAGACCCTAATGATATCAATAGACATTTTGAAAGGCAAACTACTGGGGCTTATCTACAATTTAAAAATTCAGGCCCTTTCTCTTTACAAGCATCGGCTTATTATCAATACGGAACTCACACTAGCGGTTTAGATCAGCAAGCAAATTTATTTTCTGTAATACCAGCATATAAAGTGAATGACAAAGTGAAATTATTTGCGGGAATGAATCACCTAAGTGGAAATGATCAAACTGAAGTTAACCCAACAGTAAACAGATCATTCAATAAGCTTTTTGGTGATGGCCATAGATACTATGGTTTAATGGATTACTTCTTAAATGTTGAAAGCAATACACAGGGTGCTGGAGTAAATGAAATGATGGCAGGTATTTATTATACATTCAAGCCGGGAACTGAATTAGAAGTTTCTTATCACGGTTTTAATGTAGCAGGTGCCTTGGTTGATCCAAATGAAACAGCATTAACTACAGCAAACGGCAAATATGGTGACGAGATTGACCTTCAATTGAAGCATAAAATCAACAAATATTTAAGCATCAGATTCGCTTATGCTACCATGTTTGCAACTCCAACTATGGAGATCATCAAAGGTGGTGATAGTAACAGATATCAGCAATGGGCTTTAGTAATGTTAAGTGCTAAGCCCAATCTATTCAAATTTGACAAAAAATAA
- a CDS encoding NAD(P)-dependent alcohol dehydrogenase: MKAVLFDRKNPYQKFQIHEVPKPNIRDDEVLVKVHCASPNAADYRSIQMRIVPKHNILGSAISGIVEEVGKGISQFKVGDEVIADLADVGMGGFAEFKATKTSVLVHKPKGVSFEEAAALPVAATTALQALRKGGISKGEKVLIIGSAGGVGTFALQLAKYFETDVTAVCSTKSVEQSYNFGADKVIDYMQEDLFNRDDRYDLILAINGNYPLLKCKQMLSKSGQYIAVGGSLKQIFKALLFGKILSFGKKKIKAVAAKPFSEDLAFVADLVEKGKIKPSIEKVYKMEQTDLAMEYLSAGHAKAKVLISFLPVMR, from the coding sequence ATGAAAGCTGTCCTGTTTGATCGTAAAAATCCATACCAAAAATTTCAAATTCATGAAGTGCCCAAGCCAAATATTCGGGATGACGAAGTTTTGGTAAAGGTACACTGTGCTTCACCTAATGCGGCTGATTATCGCTCTATCCAAATGCGAATTGTTCCTAAGCATAACATCTTAGGATCTGCTATTTCGGGCATAGTTGAAGAAGTAGGTAAAGGCATTAGCCAATTCAAAGTTGGAGATGAAGTAATAGCGGATTTAGCCGATGTGGGTATGGGAGGATTTGCCGAATTTAAGGCAACTAAAACTTCAGTATTAGTGCACAAGCCAAAGGGAGTATCCTTTGAGGAGGCAGCTGCTTTGCCAGTTGCGGCTACTACCGCATTGCAGGCCTTAAGGAAAGGCGGTATTTCAAAAGGAGAAAAGGTTTTGATCATTGGATCTGCTGGAGGGGTAGGAACTTTCGCCCTTCAATTAGCCAAATATTTTGAAACGGATGTCACGGCCGTTTGCAGTACTAAGTCGGTTGAGCAATCTTATAATTTTGGAGCCGATAAAGTCATCGATTATATGCAAGAAGACCTTTTTAATCGTGATGATCGCTATGATTTAATCTTAGCTATAAACGGAAATTACCCACTGTTAAAATGTAAACAGATGTTGAGCAAAAGCGGTCAATACATTGCTGTTGGAGGTAGTTTAAAGCAAATCTTTAAAGCGCTATTATTTGGAAAAATTTTATCTTTCGGGAAAAAGAAAATAAAAGCGGTAGCAGCAAAACCATTTTCAGAGGATTTGGCTTTTGTTGCAGATTTAGTCGAAAAGGGAAAAATAAAACCATCCATTGAGAAAGTATATAAAATGGAACAAACTGATTTAGCGATGGAGTATTTAAGTGCGGGTCACGCAAAAGCTAAGGTTTTGATTTCTTTTTTGCCAGTGATGAGATAA
- a CDS encoding PAS domain-containing sensor histidine kinase, with translation MSDFNQHYKELEEEVIHLKNELEACKKREQEVRDQETIFRLFYENSSDALLITSPDGGIHSVNQAGCDLFGWTKEEIYKGGRDLLVDSSQESLKKALQKRKEEGYVEGELIFVKKGGIKFIGEYTSNVFTNSEGLKRTSMIIRDVTKRIEAERIIKESEKKLCELNNTKDKLFSIIAHDIRGPFNNLKSLSELMLKQLRNNEIAKAKEYATLISSSTRSGIILLENLLNWSQSQTGQLSFDPKKIDINEVMLNVIELKKSLWHSKEISIDFSPKDGISAHADENMLRLILRNLISNAVKFTHRGGNITINATPNEHFIKVSVSDNGVGMSKDKLESLFDISKINSTAGTDKEKGSGLGLLICKEFVDRNGGEIWAESTEGNGTEFSFTLPMYNHD, from the coding sequence ATGTCTGATTTTAACCAACATTATAAGGAATTAGAAGAGGAAGTTATTCATTTAAAAAATGAATTAGAAGCCTGTAAAAAGCGTGAGCAAGAAGTTCGCGATCAGGAAACAATATTTAGGCTATTTTACGAGAATAGTTCTGATGCCTTATTAATTACTTCACCAGATGGAGGGATACATTCTGTAAATCAGGCAGGATGTGATTTGTTTGGTTGGACTAAAGAAGAAATTTATAAGGGGGGCCGTGATTTATTAGTTGATTCATCGCAAGAATCCTTAAAGAAAGCTTTGCAAAAACGAAAAGAGGAAGGCTATGTTGAAGGAGAATTGATTTTTGTGAAAAAGGGAGGGATTAAGTTTATAGGGGAATATACAAGTAATGTCTTTACGAATAGTGAAGGGCTTAAACGTACTTCTATGATTATTCGGGATGTAACAAAAAGAATAGAAGCCGAACGAATTATTAAAGAGAGCGAAAAGAAATTATGCGAGCTTAACAACACAAAAGATAAATTATTTTCAATTATAGCTCATGATATTAGAGGGCCCTTCAATAATTTAAAAAGCCTTTCTGAACTTATGCTTAAGCAGTTGAGAAATAATGAGATAGCCAAGGCTAAAGAGTATGCTACTTTGATTTCTTCTTCCACAAGAAGCGGTATAATTCTGTTAGAAAACTTATTAAACTGGTCCCAATCACAAACTGGTCAGTTGAGTTTTGATCCGAAGAAAATAGATATAAATGAGGTGATGCTTAATGTAATTGAGTTGAAAAAATCGCTATGGCATTCTAAAGAAATAAGCATTGATTTTTCTCCTAAAGATGGTATAAGCGCACATGCAGATGAAAATATGTTACGCCTTATTTTGAGAAACTTGATTTCGAATGCAGTAAAGTTTACCCATAGAGGAGGAAATATCACCATTAATGCTACGCCAAATGAGCATTTTATAAAAGTGTCTGTAAGTGATAATGGAGTTGGCATGAGCAAAGACAAGCTTGAATCTTTATTTGATATCTCAAAAATTAATAGCACAGCGGGAACAGATAAGGAAAAAGGCTCAGGATTAGGTTTGTTGATCTGTAAAGAGTTCGTAGATAGAAATGGTGGAGAGATATGGGCTGAAAGTACTGAGGGAAATGGAACAGAATTTAGCTTTACATTGCCTATGTACAATCATGATTAA